From one Streptomyces mobaraensis genomic stretch:
- a CDS encoding IS701 family transposase, with protein MDLRNAVRNDPFPDAAGKVARDRLLAELSSAVFASLPRADQRRKGVMYLRGLLGAPGRKSVRNIAAFLGEQVNDQGLHHFVNDSTWAWEPMREALGRCLARHAAPQACVLQPMTIPKSGTHSVGVGRTYSWESGKAVTAQQVVGVWTASAAATVPVNWRLHLPPRRPGEDGEAAPYGEGPLRETPELSVVRAYRDTVARHRLPPGPVVLNGERLDGVAVTARLRAAGATQISRIRQDTWLLPADPALPGWADTPLPARRIARLTRVGRHGMTLVTTGGPDMAELVATVRVRLPALPDASGRPRGVGDFVLFCTGPAGAQWPAELWLTDLSTADQAALLRLVCLGRAVETAGMRRAERVGIRDFVGRSFAGWHRHATLVSVAHAVTELAERTVPVA; from the coding sequence ATGGATTTACGGAATGCCGTCCGGAACGACCCTTTTCCGGATGCCGCCGGGAAGGTCGCCCGCGACCGCCTCCTGGCCGAGCTGTCCTCCGCGGTCTTCGCCTCGCTGCCCCGGGCGGACCAGCGCCGCAAAGGGGTGATGTACCTGCGGGGGCTGCTGGGGGCGCCGGGGCGGAAGTCGGTGCGCAACATCGCGGCGTTCCTCGGGGAGCAGGTCAACGACCAGGGGCTGCACCACTTCGTCAACGACTCCACGTGGGCGTGGGAGCCGATGCGCGAGGCCCTGGGCCGCTGCCTGGCGCGGCACGCGGCGCCGCAGGCGTGCGTGCTCCAGCCGATGACGATACCCAAGTCCGGCACCCACTCCGTCGGGGTGGGCCGGACGTACTCGTGGGAGAGCGGCAAGGCCGTGACCGCCCAGCAGGTGGTCGGGGTGTGGACGGCGTCCGCGGCCGCGACCGTGCCGGTGAACTGGCGGCTGCACCTGCCGCCCCGCCGGCCCGGTGAGGACGGGGAGGCGGCACCGTACGGGGAGGGGCCGCTCCGGGAGACGCCGGAGCTCTCGGTGGTCCGGGCGTACCGCGACACCGTCGCGCGCCACCGGCTGCCCCCGGGCCCGGTGGTGCTCAACGGCGAACGGCTCGACGGCGTCGCGGTGACGGCGAGGCTGCGCGCGGCGGGGGCGACGCAGATCTCGCGGATCCGCCAGGACACCTGGCTGCTGCCGGCCGATCCCGCGCTGCCCGGCTGGGCGGACACCCCGTTGCCGGCCCGCCGGATCGCCCGGCTGACGCGCGTCGGGCGGCACGGCATGACCCTGGTGACCACCGGCGGCCCGGACATGGCCGAGCTCGTGGCCACCGTGCGGGTGCGGCTGCCCGCGCTGCCCGACGCGTCGGGACGCCCGCGCGGCGTCGGGGACTTCGTCCTCTTCTGCACCGGGCCCGCCGGCGCGCAGTGGCCGGCCGAACTGTGGCTCACCGACCTGTCCACCGCCGACCAGGCCGCGCTGCTCCGGCTGGTGTGCCTGGGGCGCGCGGTCGAGACGGCGGGCATGCGCCGCGCCGAGCGGGTCGGCATCCGCGACTTCGTCGGCCGGTCGTTCGCCGGCTGGCACCGCCACGCCACCCTGGTCTCGGTCGCGCACGCCGTCACCGAACTGGCCGAACGCACCGTGCCGGTGGCCTGA
- a CDS encoding cytochrome P450 family protein encodes MAQPDTHGTTQLPADPAVPAGPSGPSGSGSGSGSGSGSVEERTRREREPLPDPVPLYGEDYKTDPYPLYTRLRDKGPLHRVHFPSGVHAWLVTGYDAAQQALTDDRFGKNHDLGNDAWRSKAAIMPEPQHSQLQVHLLHQDPPKHTHMRRMVTDAFTPRAVERLRPRIQEIADELLDAALASRPGDGPADAGGRASFDAVEGFAAHFPFRVLAEVIGLPAELAGDFDRDWGKVVQPVGPSDPQRPVYEGRLRALQTYIARVTDAKRREPGDDLLTTLVAAHDAGSLTAEETDSIVFQLLVAGQEPVTNQITTALVALLRHPEQLERLRTSLTDGDGDPALLARAVEELLRYDSAFELTTWRFFAEDTSFHGETVPAGDSVIVSLSAANRDPKRFADPDTLDLDRQPNPHLAFGHGIHFCPGAALARIELQTALRTLLTRLPGLRLEAGPGELPWVHAVLARGVNRLPLSYTPEGGEEDGQDAAPRCPFRH; translated from the coding sequence ATGGCACAGCCCGACACCCACGGCACCACGCAGCTCCCCGCGGACCCGGCCGTCCCCGCCGGTCCCTCCGGCCCGTCCGGCTCCGGCTCCGGCTCCGGCTCCGGCTCCGGCTCCGTGGAGGAGCGGACGCGGCGGGAGCGGGAGCCGCTGCCCGACCCCGTACCGCTCTACGGCGAGGACTACAAGACCGACCCCTATCCGCTGTACACGCGCCTCCGCGACAAGGGCCCCCTGCACCGGGTCCACTTCCCCAGCGGCGTCCACGCCTGGCTGGTCACCGGCTACGACGCGGCCCAGCAGGCGCTCACCGACGACCGGTTCGGGAAGAACCACGACCTCGGGAACGACGCCTGGCGGTCCAAGGCCGCCATCATGCCGGAGCCGCAGCACTCCCAGCTCCAGGTGCACCTGCTGCACCAGGACCCGCCGAAGCACACCCACATGCGGCGCATGGTCACCGACGCCTTCACGCCCCGCGCCGTCGAACGCCTCCGCCCGCGCATCCAGGAGATCGCCGACGAGCTCCTCGACGCCGCGCTCGCTTCCCGGCCCGGCGACGGCCCGGCGGACGCCGGCGGGCGGGCCTCCTTCGACGCCGTCGAGGGCTTCGCCGCGCACTTCCCCTTCCGCGTCCTGGCCGAGGTCATCGGCCTCCCCGCCGAGCTGGCCGGGGACTTCGACCGCGACTGGGGCAAGGTCGTCCAGCCCGTGGGCCCGAGCGACCCGCAGCGTCCGGTGTACGAGGGGCGGCTGCGCGCCCTGCAGACGTACATCGCGCGCGTCACGGACGCCAAGCGCCGGGAGCCCGGCGACGACCTGCTCACCACCCTGGTGGCCGCGCACGACGCGGGCTCGCTGACCGCCGAGGAGACCGACTCGATCGTCTTCCAGCTGCTGGTCGCCGGGCAGGAACCGGTCACCAACCAGATCACCACCGCCCTCGTGGCCCTGCTCCGCCACCCGGAGCAGCTGGAGCGGCTGCGGACGTCCCTCACCGACGGGGACGGCGACCCCGCCCTGCTCGCCCGCGCCGTCGAGGAACTGCTGCGCTACGACAGCGCCTTCGAGCTCACCACCTGGCGCTTCTTCGCCGAGGACACCTCGTTCCACGGCGAGACCGTGCCCGCCGGGGACTCCGTCATCGTCTCCCTCAGCGCGGCCAACCGGGACCCGAAGCGGTTCGCGGACCCGGACACCCTGGACCTCGACCGCCAGCCCAACCCGCACCTCGCCTTCGGCCACGGCATCCACTTCTGCCCCGGCGCGGCCCTCGCCCGCATCGAGCTGCAGACCGCGCTGCGGACGCTGCTCACCCGTCTCCCCGGCCTCCGGCTGGAGGCCGGCCCCGGCGAACTGCCCTGGGTCCACGCCGTCCTCGCCCGCGGCGTCAACCGGCTGCCGCTCAGCTACACCCCGGAAGGCGGCGAGGAAGACGGCCAGGACGCCGCTCCGCGCTGCCCCTTCCGCCACTGA
- a CDS encoding glucose-1-phosphate thymidylyltransferase codes for MKALVLSGGSGTRLRPFSHSMPKQLMPIANKPVLEYVLENIRATGVHDIGIVTGDRGDQIAAALQDGSRLGVRITYLPQDAPRGLAHAVATARAFLAEDDFVMYLGDNMLPAGITDAAAGFRAGRPAAQVLVHKVSDPRAFGVAETAPDGRVLRLVEKPREPRSDLALIGVYFFTPAVHDAIATIRPSARGELEITDAIQELVTRGAAVRAVEYDGYWKDTGEVADVLDCNRAVLDGLRTAHHPTASVDAASELIGPVGLGPGVRLVRSRVQGPAVIGAGTVLEDSQVAPYTAVGGGCVLRGTHLGNSIVLDGATVTGMRGIEGSVIGRGATVSATDHGDRHHRLVIGDHAGVEVAA; via the coding sequence ATGAAGGCACTGGTCCTCTCGGGCGGGTCGGGAACCCGTCTGAGGCCGTTCAGTCACTCGATGCCCAAGCAGCTCATGCCCATCGCGAACAAGCCCGTGCTCGAGTACGTCCTGGAGAACATCCGCGCGACCGGCGTGCACGACATCGGGATCGTCACCGGCGACCGGGGGGACCAGATCGCCGCCGCCCTCCAGGACGGCTCGCGGCTGGGGGTGCGGATCACGTACCTGCCCCAGGACGCCCCCAGAGGGCTGGCGCACGCCGTGGCCACCGCCCGCGCCTTCCTCGCCGAGGACGACTTCGTGATGTACCTCGGGGACAACATGCTCCCCGCGGGCATCACGGACGCCGCCGCCGGCTTCCGGGCGGGCCGCCCGGCCGCCCAGGTGCTGGTACACAAGGTGTCCGACCCACGGGCCTTCGGCGTCGCGGAGACCGCGCCCGACGGGCGGGTGCTGCGGCTGGTGGAGAAACCGCGGGAGCCGCGCAGCGACCTGGCGCTGATCGGCGTGTACTTCTTCACGCCGGCCGTCCACGACGCGATCGCCACCATCAGGCCCAGCGCGCGCGGGGAGTTGGAGATCACCGACGCCATCCAGGAGCTGGTGACCCGGGGCGCCGCGGTCCGTGCCGTCGAGTACGACGGCTACTGGAAGGACACGGGGGAGGTCGCGGACGTCCTGGACTGCAACCGCGCCGTCCTCGACGGCCTGCGGACCGCGCACCACCCGACGGCGTCCGTGGACGCGGCGAGCGAACTGATCGGACCGGTCGGCCTCGGCCCCGGGGTCCGGCTGGTCCGCTCCCGGGTCCAGGGGCCGGCCGTCATCGGCGCGGGCACCGTCCTGGAGGACAGCCAGGTCGCGCCGTACACCGCCGTCGGCGGCGGCTGCGTCCTGCGCGGCACGCACCTGGGGAACAGCATCGTGCTGGACGGCGCGACGGTCACCGGGATGCGCGGCATCGAGGGCTCGGTGATCGGCCGGGGCGCCACCGTCAGCGCCACGGACCACGGCGACCGGCACCACCGGCTGGTGATCGGCGACCACGCGGGGGTGGAGGTCGCGGCGTGA
- a CDS encoding L-tyrosine/L-tryptophan isonitrile synthase family protein yields the protein MPATTPSATESLTETAHAVLSQLLPHRRTIEPDPENDTTHDFPHQIRQISHHLERRQPILFSLPGFPCKSPNTAKVISHLPDEGERLALHFLQDLCTGIEKIYSPGARVLICSDGHIFGDVIGVPDEHIDAYGDALRTMIQEEGLDHLGTFDLRDVYGPDLDYDEKRRMTADRYAPTVEQLRAEVKTDESTLRMYRGITRFLVEDTPDWTGSKAALQRQSRQRAYHVIARSRAWASLIADYHQDTVRLSIHPQNRNEAKYGIKFLDTTNPWTTPWHATLLKHPDGFQLVHHTRAAELGEPVRENGRVTHYRTDLPMAQAQG from the coding sequence ATGCCCGCCACCACTCCGTCGGCCACCGAGTCCCTCACCGAGACCGCCCATGCCGTCCTGTCCCAGCTGCTGCCGCACCGGCGGACCATCGAGCCGGACCCGGAGAACGACACCACCCACGACTTCCCGCATCAGATACGCCAGATATCCCACCACCTGGAACGCCGGCAGCCGATCCTGTTCTCCCTGCCCGGCTTCCCCTGCAAGTCGCCCAACACCGCGAAGGTCATCAGCCACCTGCCCGACGAGGGCGAGCGGCTCGCCCTGCACTTCCTGCAGGACCTCTGCACCGGTATCGAGAAGATCTATTCGCCCGGCGCGCGGGTCCTCATCTGCTCGGACGGCCACATCTTCGGTGACGTCATCGGCGTTCCGGACGAGCACATCGACGCCTACGGCGACGCCCTGCGCACGATGATCCAGGAGGAGGGCCTCGACCACCTGGGCACCTTCGACCTGCGCGACGTGTACGGGCCCGACCTGGACTACGACGAGAAGCGCCGGATGACGGCCGACCGGTACGCGCCCACCGTGGAGCAGCTGCGCGCCGAGGTGAAGACCGACGAGTCCACCCTGCGGATGTACCGCGGCATCACCCGCTTCCTCGTCGAGGACACCCCGGACTGGACGGGCAGCAAGGCCGCCCTCCAGCGCCAGTCCCGGCAGCGGGCCTACCACGTCATCGCGCGCAGCCGGGCCTGGGCCAGCCTGATCGCGGACTACCACCAGGACACCGTCCGGCTGTCCATCCACCCGCAGAACCGGAACGAGGCCAAGTACGGCATCAAGTTCCTCGACACCACCAACCCCTGGACCACCCCCTGGCACGCCACCCTGCTGAAGCACCCCGACGGCTTCCAGCTGGTCCACCACACCCGGGCCGCCGAACTGGGCGAGCCCGTACGGGAGAACGGCCGGGTGACGCACTACCGGACCGACCTGCCGATGGCGCAGGCACAGGGGTAA
- a CDS encoding AfsR/SARP family transcriptional regulator: MMASRGSAVRFGVLGTLEVWDGDDRLQVGGPRARAVLAALLLEANRVVSLSRLVDAVWEDAPPATAEHQVRKAVAELRARIPDGRLLLLTDGPGYRMVVDGGQLDLLRFEKALARARAAADTDEEAAALENALALYRGRALPEGRSPLLAAAATMLEDRQLGARERLLELRLEQGRTEEAVAGLRSLVAEHPLRESPAALLMVALCRTGRQADALRVYHQLRHLLAEQLGIDPGPEATLRYEQILRNEPALHGGTPRGGRPAPPPALPEQPHRAPGPGEFPGADDRGAAVPHGSAGHAPGEGGGRAPYAGAGHAPGAGSGAAPYAGNSRPAPAAGPDGRVPAPAPAASVPDPGLYRALDPHPTSGPRPDAYPAPVPPPGPYPAAIPSLGPHPAADPRPDAYSGPLPQAGSYPTPGPRPTAHSAPVPQPGAYPAAHSAPVPQPGAYPAAHSAPLTSLGPHPAAECPAAYTAPVPQGDSYPTSGPHPDPAAVPPPGSYPLPVLPPAPCPGPVPPRSLPHDLPDFTGREEETRRLLAHATREPDRPTPVLAVDGMAGVGKTALAVHAAHRLAPHYPDGQIFLDLHGFTADRTPMTPHTALGVLLRAVGVPDRQLPPGRTDREQLWRAVTAGRRLLLLIDNAAASEQVRPLIPGTPGCLVLVTGRPRLSALDGAVHLSLQLPPPGDALRLLGAFLGRDRPRAEPEAAADLVTLCGRLPLALRVAAGRLRNRPQWTIAALNDRLRDESTRLAGLVTEHRAVATALDLSRTALPTPHQRFFHLLGLHPGPDFDAGTAAVLTGTSPAAAEALLEDLLDAHLLTQHTPGRYAFHELVRLLARHHPAAPPPATAHRAVHRLLDHYLRTATRAAQLIDAPARPPVPAVAPADEPLADEPAALAWFQAERPGLLSALALADERGLDRHAVRLALALAPCLRLRGHTEDERRVLGVAAAAARRLGDHERRLTALTDLAAACWHLGRVAEGLESAQEALALAEELDDGPGTALCLSRISMFSTTLGRYEEAIDFLHRALALLSGTGSRSGPGGEEGTALACLGTAQSALGRHAEALQTSRLVTLGSRTAGDAHGEITGLTGEAAAHAAAGAFDTALRRLAEASALAHRIVTPHGQAVVLARYADVYRRQGRHIEALRAGHAALGLLRTVRRPALAATVHNVLGAVHRARGDLDLARRHHQQARRLARYTGLRSELVLALDGIAKSRVPRAAPFAPSPN; encoded by the coding sequence ATGATGGCCTCACGGGGGAGTGCTGTCCGGTTCGGCGTACTGGGCACACTTGAGGTATGGGACGGGGACGACCGCCTGCAGGTGGGCGGTCCGCGCGCGCGTGCCGTACTGGCGGCGCTGCTGCTGGAAGCCAACCGGGTCGTGTCCTTATCGCGGCTGGTCGACGCCGTATGGGAGGACGCCCCTCCCGCGACGGCCGAACACCAGGTGCGCAAGGCCGTGGCGGAGCTGCGGGCCCGCATCCCGGACGGCCGGCTGCTGCTGCTCACCGACGGGCCCGGCTACCGGATGGTGGTCGACGGCGGCCAACTGGACCTGCTGCGCTTCGAGAAGGCCCTCGCCCGGGCCCGCGCGGCGGCGGACACCGACGAGGAGGCCGCCGCCCTGGAGAACGCCCTCGCCCTCTACCGGGGCCGCGCCCTGCCCGAGGGCCGCAGCCCGCTCCTGGCGGCCGCGGCGACGATGCTGGAGGACCGCCAACTCGGCGCACGCGAACGCCTGCTGGAACTGCGCCTGGAACAGGGCCGCACGGAGGAGGCGGTCGCCGGGCTGCGCTCCCTCGTCGCGGAACACCCGCTGCGCGAATCACCGGCCGCCCTGCTGATGGTGGCCCTCTGCCGGACGGGCCGGCAGGCCGACGCCCTGCGCGTCTACCACCAGCTCCGCCACCTGCTCGCCGAGCAGCTCGGCATCGACCCCGGGCCCGAGGCCACGCTGCGCTACGAGCAGATCCTGCGCAACGAGCCCGCCCTGCACGGCGGAACGCCGCGGGGCGGGCGCCCCGCGCCGCCCCCGGCCCTCCCCGAGCAGCCCCACCGGGCCCCCGGCCCGGGCGAGTTCCCCGGCGCGGACGACCGGGGCGCCGCCGTGCCGCACGGCTCGGCCGGCCACGCGCCGGGCGAGGGGGGCGGGCGAGCGCCGTACGCCGGGGCCGGCCACGCGCCGGGCGCCGGGAGCGGCGCCGCGCCGTACGCCGGCAACTCCCGGCCGGCACCGGCCGCAGGCCCGGACGGACGCGTACCGGCGCCCGCGCCGGCGGCGTCCGTGCCGGACCCCGGCTTGTATCGGGCGCTCGACCCGCACCCGACCTCCGGCCCGCGGCCAGACGCGTACCCCGCGCCAGTACCGCCTCCGGGTCCGTACCCGGCGGCGATTCCGTCCTTGGGCCCGCACCCGGCGGCCGACCCGCGACCGGACGCGTACTCCGGGCCTCTCCCGCAGGCGGGCTCGTACCCGACTCCCGGCCCGCGTCCGACCGCGCACTCCGCACCCGTCCCACAGCCGGGCGCGTATCCGGCCGCCCACTCCGCACCCGTCCCACAGCCGGGCGCGTATCCGGCCGCCCACTCCGCACCCCTGACGTCCCTGGGCCCGCACCCCGCGGCCGAGTGCCCGGCCGCGTACACCGCGCCCGTCCCGCAGGGGGACTCGTACCCGACTTCCGGCCCGCACCCGGACCCGGCGGCGGTCCCGCCCCCTGGCTCGTACCCCCTGCCCGTCCTGCCCCCGGCCCCCTGCCCCGGGCCCGTCCCGCCGCGTTCCCTGCCTCATGACCTGCCCGACTTCACCGGCAGGGAGGAGGAGACCCGCCGGCTGCTCGCGCACGCCACCCGGGAGCCGGACCGGCCGACGCCGGTCCTGGCGGTCGACGGCATGGCCGGGGTCGGCAAGACGGCGCTGGCCGTCCACGCCGCCCACCGCCTCGCCCCGCACTACCCGGACGGGCAGATCTTCCTCGATCTGCACGGTTTCACCGCCGACCGCACCCCCATGACCCCGCACACCGCCCTGGGCGTCCTGCTGCGGGCGGTCGGCGTGCCCGACCGGCAGCTGCCCCCGGGGCGTACCGACCGGGAGCAGCTGTGGCGGGCGGTCACGGCCGGCCGCCGTCTGCTGCTGCTGATCGACAACGCCGCCGCCTCCGAACAGGTCCGGCCGCTCATCCCCGGCACCCCGGGCTGCCTGGTGCTCGTCACCGGCCGCCCGCGCCTCTCCGCGCTGGACGGCGCGGTCCACCTCAGCCTCCAACTGCCCCCGCCGGGCGACGCCCTGCGCCTGCTGGGCGCCTTCCTCGGCCGCGACCGGCCGCGCGCGGAACCGGAGGCGGCGGCCGACCTCGTGACCCTGTGCGGACGCCTCCCGCTGGCCCTCCGCGTCGCCGCCGGCCGGCTGCGCAACCGCCCCCAGTGGACGATCGCCGCCCTCAACGACCGGCTCCGCGACGAGTCCACCCGCCTCGCCGGGCTGGTCACCGAACACCGCGCGGTCGCCACCGCCCTGGACCTGTCCCGCACCGCCCTGCCCACCCCCCACCAGCGCTTCTTCCACCTGCTCGGCCTGCACCCCGGGCCCGACTTCGACGCCGGGACCGCCGCCGTCCTCACCGGCACCTCCCCGGCCGCCGCCGAGGCGCTGCTGGAGGACCTCCTCGACGCCCACCTGCTCACCCAGCACACCCCGGGCCGCTACGCCTTCCACGAACTGGTGCGCCTCCTCGCCCGCCACCACCCCGCCGCGCCGCCGCCCGCGACCGCCCACCGGGCGGTGCACCGGCTCCTCGACCACTACCTGCGCACCGCGACCCGTGCCGCCCAACTGATCGACGCCCCCGCCCGGCCCCCCGTACCCGCCGTCGCCCCGGCCGACGAGCCGCTCGCCGACGAACCCGCCGCCCTGGCCTGGTTCCAGGCCGAGCGGCCCGGCCTGCTGTCCGCCCTGGCCCTCGCCGACGAGCGGGGCCTCGACCGGCACGCCGTCCGGCTGGCCCTCGCGCTGGCCCCCTGCCTCCGGCTGCGCGGCCACACCGAGGACGAACGCCGGGTGCTCGGCGTCGCCGCGGCCGCCGCCCGCCGCCTGGGCGACCACGAGCGGCGGCTGACCGCCCTCACCGACCTGGCCGCCGCGTGCTGGCACCTCGGCCGCGTCGCCGAGGGCCTGGAGAGCGCCCAGGAGGCGCTGGCCCTCGCCGAGGAGCTGGACGACGGGCCGGGCACCGCCCTGTGCCTCAGCCGGATCAGCATGTTCTCCACCACCCTCGGCCGCTACGAGGAGGCCATCGACTTCCTGCACCGCGCTCTCGCCCTGCTCAGCGGCACCGGCTCCCGCTCCGGCCCCGGCGGCGAGGAGGGCACCGCCCTCGCCTGCCTCGGCACCGCGCAGAGCGCCCTGGGCCGGCACGCCGAGGCGCTGCAGACCAGCCGCCTGGTCACGCTCGGGAGCAGGACGGCCGGCGACGCGCACGGCGAGATCACCGGGCTGACCGGCGAGGCCGCCGCGCACGCGGCGGCCGGCGCCTTCGACACGGCGCTGCGCCGGCTGGCGGAGGCGTCCGCGCTCGCCCACCGCATCGTCACCCCGCACGGCCAGGCGGTCGTCCTCGCCCGCTACGCCGACGTCTACCGCCGCCAGGGCCGCCACATCGAGGCCCTGCGCGCCGGCCACGCCGCCCTGGGACTGCTGCGCACCGTGCGCCGCCCGGCCCTCGCCGCCACCGTGCACAACGTCCTGGGCGCGGTGCACCGCGCCCGCGGCGACCTCGACCTGGCCCGCCGTCACCACCAGCAGGCCCGCCGCCTGGCCCGGTACACCGGCCTGCGCAGCGAACTGGTGCTGGCCCTGGACGGCATCGCCAAGTCCCGCGTCCCCCGGGCCGCCCCCTTCGCCCCTTCCCCCAACTGA
- a CDS encoding ABC transporter permease: MTTVTGPGTGSDSGAGPESGAGAEEPRTTNALIGALVAGERPPRPNALTTSLAFGWRAVLRIKHVPEQLFDVTAFPVMLVLMYTYLFGGALAGSTDAYLQYLLPGIMVTSVVMITMYTGMAVNTDIAKGVLDRFRSLPVWRPSVMVGYLLGDMLRYVLASVMMLAIGLVMGYRPHGGAGGVIGGVALLLLFSFCFSWLWTMFGLLLRTEKAVIAVSMAVIFPLTFLSNVFVEPRTMPGWLQAFVNNSPLTHLCSAVRGLTEGSAPSAHIAWTLGWSALFVLVFGPVTMRLYARK, from the coding sequence ATGACCACGGTGACGGGCCCCGGGACGGGGTCGGATTCGGGCGCGGGGCCGGAATCCGGCGCGGGAGCGGAGGAACCGAGGACGACCAACGCGCTCATCGGAGCGCTCGTCGCGGGCGAACGCCCGCCCCGGCCCAACGCGTTGACGACTTCACTGGCGTTCGGCTGGCGCGCGGTGCTCCGCATCAAACACGTGCCCGAGCAGCTCTTCGACGTCACGGCGTTCCCCGTGATGCTCGTGCTGATGTACACGTACCTCTTCGGCGGCGCGCTGGCCGGCTCGACCGACGCGTACCTCCAGTACCTGCTCCCCGGCATCATGGTGACGTCCGTCGTGATGATCACCATGTACACCGGGATGGCCGTCAACACCGACATCGCCAAGGGCGTCCTGGACCGCTTCCGCAGCCTGCCCGTCTGGCGCCCCTCCGTCATGGTGGGCTATCTGCTGGGCGACATGCTGCGGTACGTCCTGGCCTCGGTGATGATGCTGGCGATCGGCCTGGTGATGGGCTACCGGCCGCACGGCGGCGCCGGCGGGGTGATCGGGGGAGTGGCGCTGCTGCTCCTCTTCAGCTTCTGCTTCTCCTGGCTGTGGACGATGTTCGGCCTGCTGCTCCGCACGGAGAAGGCGGTGATCGCCGTGTCCATGGCGGTGATCTTCCCGCTGACCTTCCTGAGCAACGTCTTCGTCGAACCGCGCACCATGCCCGGCTGGCTCCAGGCGTTCGTCAACAACAGCCCGCTGACGCACCTGTGCAGCGCGGTGCGCGGCCTGACGGAGGGCAGCGCGCCGTCGGCGCACATCGCCTGGACGCTGGGCTGGTCGGCCCTGTTCGTCCTGGTCTTCGGCCCGGTCACGATGCGGCTGTACGCCCGCAAGTAG
- a CDS encoding aromatase/cyclase translates to MAGEDRRGAEHTMTVRAPVDRVYGLVAAAEDWPRVFPPLVHVDCLERTGRRDVIRVWAVADGEPRGCVSRRVLAPDRRCIGFRQEVPAPPVAFLGGRWEFEPVSARECRVRLWHEYRAVDDDPRQLARIGRTVVRRARAELEALRRSAELGVRGNELLLSFEDSVRIAGSAGDVYAFVREAQLWSERLPSAGGAAAVLAAGAWGRTPCGRGRAAVDGRDAGRNDTVRVCFPPRRIVFKQTRLPALLSLHTGSWLFTPCGDGVTATSRHTVAVDPAAIGAVLGEGAGVAQAKDVVRSVLGTDSRLTLRYAKEYAEARCLR, encoded by the coding sequence ATGGCAGGAGAGGACCGGCGCGGAGCCGAGCACACCATGACCGTGCGGGCTCCCGTCGACCGGGTCTACGGGCTGGTGGCCGCGGCCGAGGACTGGCCGCGGGTCTTCCCGCCGCTGGTGCACGTCGACTGCCTCGAACGGACCGGCCGCCGGGACGTGATCCGGGTGTGGGCGGTCGCCGACGGCGAGCCGCGCGGCTGCGTCTCGCGCCGCGTCCTGGCGCCGGACCGGCGGTGCATCGGCTTCCGGCAGGAGGTGCCGGCGCCGCCGGTGGCCTTCCTCGGCGGCCGGTGGGAGTTCGAACCGGTCTCGGCCCGGGAGTGCCGGGTGCGGCTGTGGCACGAGTACCGGGCCGTCGACGACGATCCGCGGCAGCTCGCCCGGATCGGCCGGACGGTGGTGCGCCGGGCCCGGGCCGAGCTGGAGGCACTGCGCCGCAGCGCCGAACTGGGCGTGCGGGGCAACGAGTTGCTGCTGTCCTTCGAGGACAGCGTCCGCATCGCCGGTTCGGCCGGCGACGTCTACGCCTTCGTCCGCGAGGCGCAGCTGTGGTCGGAGCGGCTGCCGTCGGCCGGCGGCGCGGCGGCGGTGCTGGCCGCGGGGGCGTGGGGGCGGACGCCGTGCGGGCGGGGGCGGGCGGCGGTCGACGGCCGCGACGCGGGGCGGAACGACACGGTCCGGGTGTGCTTCCCGCCGCGGCGCATCGTCTTCAAGCAGACGCGGCTGCCCGCGCTGCTCAGCCTGCACACGGGCAGTTGGCTGTTCACACCGTGCGGGGACGGGGTGACGGCCACCTCCCGGCACACCGTCGCGGTCGATCCGGCGGCCATCGGCGCGGTGCTCGGCGAGGGCGCCGGCGTGGCACAGGCCAAGGACGTCGTCCGCAGTGTGCTGGGCACCGACAGCCGGCTGACGCTGCGCTACGCCAAGGAGTACGCGGAGGCGCGCTGTCTCCGCTGA